A genomic stretch from Chitinophagaceae bacterium includes:
- the aspS gene encoding aspartate--tRNA ligase, giving the protein MLRTHTCGELRISDKNKEVTLCGWITKIRNKGSILWIDIYDRYGLTQLVFDETHSSPEILKKTSGLGREFVIQAKGIVIERIAKNTHIPTGEIEIRVSDMKVLNTSKVPPFLIEDETDGGEDLRMKYRYLDLRRNKIRKNFEMRHKMMQETRRYLDSLQFIEVETPVLIKSTPEGARDFVVPSRMNAGEFYALPQSPQTFKQLLMVSGFDRYFQIVKCFRDEDLRADRQPEFTQIDCEMSYITEEDIYSTFEGLIKHLFQQIKNITIPTLPRMLYEDAMKLYGSDKPDIRFGMPFVDITDIAKGHSFPVFDNAELVIAICVSKCSEYTRKELDELTEFVKRPQIGSKGLVYAKYNPDGSIKSSVDKFYSETDIQQWMSKCNAQKGDLLLILCGEKKQTRKALGELRLEMGNRLGLRDKNTFAALWVTDFPLLEWDEETKTFQAMHHPFTSPKEVDILQSNPSEATARAYDMVINGVEVGGGSIRIHDKATQQLLFETLGISKTEAQKQFGFLLDAFEYGTPPHGGIAFGFDRLCSLMGGSDSIRDFIAFPKNNSGRDVMIDTPSPIYPQQLKELHIATL; this is encoded by the coding sequence ATGTTAAGAACACACACCTGTGGAGAATTAAGAATAAGTGACAAAAACAAAGAAGTAACCCTCTGCGGATGGATAACCAAAATAAGAAACAAAGGAAGTATACTATGGATAGACATATACGATAGATATGGACTTACTCAACTTGTTTTTGATGAAACACACTCGTCACCAGAGATATTAAAAAAAACATCAGGTCTTGGGAGAGAATTTGTTATACAAGCAAAAGGAATAGTAATAGAGCGCATCGCAAAGAATACGCACATCCCAACAGGAGAAATAGAAATAAGAGTTTCTGATATGAAAGTATTAAACACCTCCAAGGTTCCACCATTTCTCATAGAAGATGAAACAGATGGCGGTGAAGACCTCCGAATGAAATATAGATACTTAGACCTACGGAGGAATAAAATCCGTAAGAATTTTGAAATGAGGCATAAGATGATGCAAGAAACGAGACGTTATTTGGATAGTTTACAATTCATAGAAGTAGAAACTCCTGTTTTGATAAAATCTACCCCAGAGGGAGCAAGAGATTTTGTAGTGCCTTCTCGTATGAATGCAGGTGAATTTTATGCTCTTCCACAAAGCCCACAGACCTTCAAGCAACTCTTGATGGTTTCAGGATTTGATAGATATTTCCAAATAGTAAAATGCTTTAGAGACGAAGATTTAAGAGCCGATAGACAGCCCGAATTTACCCAAATTGACTGTGAAATGTCCTATATAACAGAAGAAGATATCTATTCTACCTTTGAAGGATTAATAAAACACCTCTTTCAGCAGATAAAAAATATAACTATTCCTACCCTTCCCCGTATGTTATATGAAGACGCTATGAAACTGTATGGGAGTGATAAGCCCGATATACGATTTGGGATGCCTTTTGTAGATATAACAGACATAGCAAAGGGACATTCTTTTCCCGTATTTGATAATGCGGAATTAGTCATCGCAATTTGTGTGAGCAAATGCTCCGAGTATACGAGAAAAGAATTAGATGAATTGACAGAGTTTGTAAAACGCCCTCAGATAGGAAGCAAAGGACTTGTATATGCAAAATATAATCCCGATGGGAGCATAAAATCATCAGTGGATAAATTTTATTCCGAAACAGATATACAACAATGGATGAGTAAGTGCAATGCTCAAAAAGGCGACCTTCTTTTAATCCTCTGCGGAGAAAAAAAACAAACCCGAAAAGCACTAGGAGAACTACGGTTAGAAATGGGAAATAGATTAGGATTAAGAGACAAAAATACTTTTGCGGCACTTTGGGTAACAGATTTTCCCCTTTTAGAATGGGATGAGGAAACTAAAACATTTCAAGCAATGCACCATCCATTTACTTCACCCAAAGAGGTAGATATTTTACAATCCAATCCTTCTGAGGCGACAGCCCGGGCTTATGATATGGTAATAAATGGAGTGGAAGTAGGAGGTGGCTCTATTCGTATCCACGATAAAGCAACACAGCAATTACTCTTTGAAACATTAGGTATATCTAAAACAGAGGCACAAAAACAATTTGGATTCCTTCTAGATGCCTTTGAATACGGAACTCCACCACACGGAGGTATTGCATTCGGCTTTGACCGGCTTTGTTCTTTAATGGGCGGCTCCGATTCTATAAGGGACTTCATTGCCTTTCCTAAAAATAACTCGGGAAGAGACGTTATGATTGATACTCCTTCTCCCATATATCCGCAACAACTCAAAGAATTACATATTGCTACTCTTTGA
- the bshC gene encoding bacillithiol biosynthesis cysteine-adding enzyme BshC: MRVEKISFEATQQFSRIFLDYISQKEELKQFYGYYPYKENFRKQIDLKSKFPKNNRITLEKVLLSQYSGVKTSAHVQYNIRSLTNENTFTVTTGHQLNIFTGPLYFIFKIITAINACKELQLAYPEFHFVPVYWMASEDHDFAEINNFFLFGKQYVWETNQRGSVGRFMPNSLSKLLDALPEQMPIFETAYLDHSNLSDSVRYYVNTLFQEQGLVIIDGDNAELKKLFIPYMLDDVNERNACGFIQKTSESLEGYGYEPQVHPREINFFYLDSIIRERFVEDNGLFRVLNTDKVYTKEELIQLIKEESFKLSPNVIMRPLYQEVILPNIGYVGGPGEIAYWLQLQSLFQHYSIPFPIIVPRKSGMIIDKHIENKMQKLDMSILDIFQDIHLLKKEFVKKNSQNSLSLEKEKHFMKIVIESLKTKAILIDKSLEGFIMKQQAKWEEDLEHIEKKMQKSEQQNQEVTLKQLEQIKEKLFPQNIIQERRDNFLNFSTNDPSFVQKLLTSFEPFDFQFYILFIQS; the protein is encoded by the coding sequence ATGAGGGTAGAAAAAATTTCTTTTGAAGCAACGCAACAGTTTTCTCGTATTTTTTTAGATTATATCTCACAAAAAGAAGAACTCAAGCAATTCTATGGTTATTATCCATATAAAGAGAACTTTAGAAAACAGATAGACTTGAAGAGCAAATTTCCAAAAAACAATCGTATTACTTTAGAGAAGGTTTTGCTTTCACAGTATTCGGGCGTTAAGACATCGGCTCATGTTCAGTATAATATAAGGAGTTTGACGAATGAAAACACATTTACTGTTACTACAGGGCATCAGTTAAATATATTTACTGGTCCTCTTTATTTTATTTTTAAGATTATTACAGCCATCAATGCTTGTAAAGAATTGCAGTTAGCGTATCCTGAGTTCCATTTTGTTCCCGTATATTGGATGGCATCAGAGGATCATGATTTTGCAGAGATAAATAATTTTTTTCTTTTTGGGAAGCAATATGTATGGGAGACGAATCAAAGGGGTTCTGTGGGAAGGTTTATGCCAAACTCTTTGAGTAAGTTGTTGGATGCATTACCTGAGCAGATGCCCATATTTGAGACAGCATATTTAGATCATAGTAATTTATCGGACTCTGTTCGTTATTATGTAAATACTCTGTTTCAAGAGCAAGGATTGGTAATAATAGACGGAGATAATGCAGAATTAAAAAAGTTATTTATTCCTTATATGTTGGATGACGTGAATGAGCGTAATGCTTGTGGTTTCATACAAAAAACATCAGAAAGCTTAGAAGGTTATGGGTATGAACCTCAGGTTCATCCACGTGAAATAAATTTTTTTTATTTAGATAGTATTATAAGAGAAAGGTTTGTAGAAGACAATGGGCTGTTTCGGGTTTTAAATACGGATAAGGTCTATACAAAAGAAGAGTTGATACAGCTTATAAAGGAAGAATCTTTCAAACTCAGCCCCAATGTGATTATGCGACCTCTCTATCAAGAGGTAATACTTCCTAACATAGGGTATGTAGGCGGTCCTGGAGAAATAGCATATTGGCTTCAACTACAATCTCTTTTTCAGCATTACTCTATCCCTTTCCCCATTATAGTTCCAAGAAAATCAGGAATGATTATTGATAAACATATAGAGAACAAGATGCAGAAATTAGATATGAGTATTTTGGATATATTTCAGGATATTCATCTTTTAAAGAAAGAATTTGTAAAAAAAAATAGCCAAAATTCATTATCTTTAGAAAAAGAAAAGCATTTTATGAAGATAGTTATTGAATCTCTCAAGACAAAAGCAATACTTATAGATAAGTCATTAGAGGGATTCATAATGAAACAACAGGCGAAATGGGAAGAAGATTTAGAACATATAGAAAAAAAGATGCAAAAATCAGAACAGCAAAATCAAGAAGTAACTCTCAAACAATTAGAACAGATAAAGGAGAAACTTTTTCCGCAGAACATTATCCAAGAGAGGCGAGACAATTTTTTAAACTTTTCTACTAATGATCCTTCTTTTGTTCAAAAGCTTCTGACATCCTTTGAACCATTTGATTTTCAATTTTATATTTTATTTATTCAATCTTAA
- a CDS encoding LysM peptidoglycan-binding domain-containing protein — MIQRLFIFIIIFCIAKTTFSQSNNEGEKELRIDSTSAFIFNASDTIIAESDKIDSLQNIRENIENVIENRVDGGEEFLEAEVIPELIYDTVQNRLNKIPTSIPLHFNEKIFSFINYFTIRNREYIKKVMEKEKLYFPIFEKYLAEYGLPDELKYLSIVESGLRTDALSRAGAGGLWQFIRETGRLYNLKQTSLIDERMDPYKATQAACLYLKDLYGIFGDWELALSAYNSGPGNVYKAIRRSNNKRSFWEIYKRLPRETRSYVPQFIAIIYTMKYHEEHNLYSESNNYMMRHDTLLIHKEYAHLDVIANMIGICYDDLIILNPELYRGVTPYAPYPLRIPEDKKEVFTNQKNTIIDSAHNVGKKHLKNLEKLAELGGTYGRELVKYKIRYGDNLGSIAARYNVRVSDIRRWNKLSSNFIRKGQTLKIWVLPRYFPSKPFKKMDTIHKQKPPLTKSIHKEEKQQNENVPGVYHTVKAGDSLWKISQQYKNSSIQAIKKINKLRSSRLQVGQKLLIYPQ, encoded by the coding sequence ATGATACAGCGGTTATTTATTTTTATAATTATTTTTTGTATAGCAAAAACTACTTTTTCTCAATCTAACAACGAAGGAGAAAAAGAGTTAAGAATAGATAGCACGTCTGCATTTATTTTTAATGCGTCTGATACGATCATTGCTGAGAGTGATAAGATAGATTCTCTACAAAACATACGAGAAAACATAGAGAATGTAATAGAAAATAGAGTAGACGGAGGTGAGGAATTTTTAGAAGCAGAGGTAATTCCTGAACTTATATATGACACAGTACAAAATCGTTTGAATAAAATACCTACGAGCATACCACTCCATTTTAATGAAAAAATATTTTCATTTATTAATTATTTTACGATTCGTAATAGAGAATATATCAAGAAAGTTATGGAGAAAGAAAAACTCTACTTTCCCATATTTGAAAAGTATCTTGCTGAATATGGATTGCCCGATGAGTTGAAATATCTGTCTATTGTAGAGTCAGGTTTAAGAACAGATGCACTTTCTCGAGCAGGTGCGGGAGGATTATGGCAATTTATTCGTGAAACGGGCAGATTATATAACCTGAAACAAACTTCACTTATAGATGAACGAATGGATCCTTATAAGGCAACTCAAGCAGCATGTCTGTATCTCAAAGACCTGTACGGAATTTTTGGAGATTGGGAACTTGCTCTTTCTGCTTACAATTCTGGACCCGGAAACGTTTATAAAGCCATAAGACGTTCTAATAATAAAAGAAGTTTTTGGGAAATATACAAACGTCTCCCTCGTGAGACAAGGTCATACGTTCCTCAATTTATTGCTATTATCTATACCATGAAATATCACGAAGAACATAATCTTTACTCCGAAAGTAATAATTATATGATGCGTCATGATACTCTGCTTATTCACAAAGAATATGCACATTTAGATGTTATTGCAAACATGATAGGGATTTGTTATGATGACCTCATTATACTCAATCCTGAATTATACAGAGGAGTTACTCCTTATGCCCCATACCCACTTCGTATCCCGGAAGATAAAAAGGAAGTTTTTACCAATCAAAAAAATACTATAATAGACTCTGCTCATAATGTCGGGAAAAAACACCTCAAGAATTTAGAAAAATTAGCAGAATTAGGAGGAACATACGGAAGAGAGCTAGTAAAATACAAAATAAGATACGGAGATAATCTCGGCTCCATTGCCGCAAGATATAATGTAAGAGTAAGTGATATAAGAAGATGGAATAAGCTCTCTTCTAATTTTATAAGAAAAGGGCAAACCTTAAAAATATGGGTACTCCCTCGCTATTTTCCTTCTAAACCATTCAAAAAAATGGATACGATTCACAAACAAAAACCACCTCTTACAAAATCTATACACAAAGAAGAAAAACAACAAAATGAAAATGTACCAGGAGTATACCATACGGTAAAAGCAGGGGACAGTTTATGGAAAATATCTCAACAATACAAAAATAGCAGTATTCAAGCAATAAAAAAAATAAATAAACTCAGAAGTAGCAGATTACAAGTAGGTCAAAAACTACTTATTTATCCTCAATAA
- a CDS encoding site-specific DNA-methyltransferase: MCEIQDNSVMLIITSPPYWNVIDYSKNGFQDTQISKKLNGQIGDIKDYDEYLNEMDRVWAECYRVLKPNGKLCINTPLMPVQKKYYSTHYNRDIKNINNDIEHHILTKTNFFLYDLFIWNRTVRGRDLMFGSFPYPGNFYAQNNIEFVNIFVKDGAPDKRNEKDREESKLSKDEWVEYTQQVWNISKDDIAKSKIEEKEFEEFTQRIWTIPKIDRSNEAYGLHPAMMPEQIPYRLIKLYSFVGDTILDPFLGSGTTAKIAKKLNRYCVGYEINKAFKPIIESRLTDIFETEKQYFETI; this comes from the coding sequence ATGTGTGAAATTCAGGATAATAGTGTTATGCTGATTATCACTAGCCCTCCCTATTGGAATGTAATAGATTATTCAAAAAATGGATTTCAAGATACTCAAATAAGTAAGAAATTAAATGGTCAGATTGGAGATATTAAAGATTATGACGAGTATTTAAATGAAATGGATAGGGTTTGGGCGGAATGTTATAGGGTTTTAAAGCCAAATGGTAAATTATGTATTAATACACCTTTAATGCCTGTTCAAAAAAAATATTATTCAACACATTATAATAGAGATATTAAAAACATAAATAACGATATTGAGCATCATATTTTAACAAAAACTAACTTTTTTCTCTATGATTTATTTATTTGGAATAGAACAGTGAGAGGTAGAGATTTGATGTTCGGGAGTTTTCCTTATCCAGGTAATTTTTATGCTCAGAATAATATTGAGTTTGTAAATATTTTTGTTAAAGATGGAGCACCAGATAAAAGAAACGAAAAAGATAGAGAAGAAAGTAAATTATCAAAAGATGAATGGGTAGAATATACCCAACAGGTTTGGAATATAAGTAAAGATGATATTGCAAAAAGTAAAATTGAAGAAAAAGAATTTGAAGAATTTACTCAAAGAATATGGACAATACCCAAAATTGACCGTTCAAATGAAGCATACGGGTTACATCCTGCAATGATGCCCGAACAAATACCTTATCGTTTAATAAAATTATATTCTTTTGTAGGAGATACAATTCTTGACCCGTTTTTAGGAAGTGGAACAACAGCAAAAATTGCAAAAAAATTAAATAGATACTGTGTTGGTTACGAAATTAATAAAGCATTTAAACCTATTATAGAAAGTCGATTAACAGACATATTTGAAACGGAAAAACAATATTTTGAAACTATATGA
- a CDS encoding endonuclease NucS: MKKWDHATQKIVYKKLISDSIINPTIKNIKKENDWLVNFRQYKNLIKKLGFGFVNKEKHFFLSEAGAEFLNAQSSEWKGIIEKQILRLQFYNPSLEKNFEKYQKFKIFPYIFTLSVLQNLTEKYLTPTEMLVFLSIATSNSKKEILQVIERIEYFRNIEKEQQIKLMESLKISRPALTDASLICGLFGCTETLKFSQGKLELINDERAKYLLNYYKNKIKFIEYENFEDWYNFIGTPAITIDNKAVLEYYTATNQIEKAKKVLKEVEDDLEIIQSEESLQETLEHLMIEKILEDALEKNPAEIEKGLKILNRQYSTEVGRIDLFCRDTNGRYVVVELKRDRTTDKVVGQTLRYMGWVKSNLSPNNLVRGIIIGRQLTNELQMALVGLQNDNKDLMIAKEININISTTTKTIKS; encoded by the coding sequence TTGAAAAAATGGGACCACGCAACTCAAAAAATTGTTTATAAAAAATTAATTTCTGACAGTATAATTAACCCAACAATTAAAAATATAAAAAAAGAAAATGATTGGCTTGTAAATTTTAGACAGTATAAAAACCTAATAAAAAAGCTTGGGTTTGGCTTTGTAAATAAAGAAAAACATTTCTTTTTGAGTGAGGCAGGTGCTGAATTTTTAAATGCTCAATCAAGCGAATGGAAAGGGATTATTGAAAAACAAATTTTAAGATTACAATTTTATAATCCCTCTCTTGAAAAAAATTTTGAGAAATATCAAAAATTTAAGATTTTTCCCTACATTTTTACTTTGTCTGTTTTACAAAATCTAACTGAAAAATATTTAACCCCAACAGAAATGCTTGTCTTTTTATCAATTGCAACATCAAATTCAAAAAAAGAAATCTTGCAAGTAATAGAAAGAATTGAATATTTTCGAAATATAGAAAAAGAACAGCAGATAAAATTAATGGAAAGTTTGAAAATTTCAAGACCTGCATTAACCGATGCAAGTTTAATTTGTGGTCTTTTTGGTTGCACAGAAACTTTAAAGTTTTCACAAGGTAAGTTAGAACTGATCAATGATGAACGAGCAAAATATTTATTGAATTATTACAAAAATAAAATTAAGTTTATTGAATATGAAAATTTTGAAGATTGGTATAATTTCATTGGAACACCTGCAATAACCATTGATAACAAAGCCGTATTAGAATATTATACAGCAACAAATCAAATAGAAAAAGCAAAGAAAGTTTTAAAAGAAGTTGAAGACGATTTGGAAATTATACAATCCGAAGAATCTCTACAAGAAACTTTAGAACATTTAATGATAGAAAAAATTTTAGAAGATGCATTAGAAAAAAATCCTGCTGAAATTGAAAAAGGTCTTAAAATTTTAAATCGCCAATACTCAACAGAAGTTGGTAGAATAGATTTGTTTTGCAGAGACACAAATGGTCGTTATGTTGTTGTTGAATTAAAACGAGATAGAACAACTGACAAAGTAGTTGGTCAAACTTTACGTTATATGGGCTGGGTAAAATCAAATTTATCACCCAATAATTTAGTTCGTGGAATTATTATTGGCAGACAATTAACTAATGAATTACAAATGGCATTAGTTGGTTTGCAAAACGATAATAAAGATTTAATGATTGCAAAAGAAATAAATATTAATATTTCAACAACAACAAAAACAATAAAAAGCTGA
- a CDS encoding SRPBCC family protein, protein MKNFSINNDITLAETLPSSFYRSGEVFDRLKEAVFTTTWQLLQHQDVVKLAETVYPINLLEGFLNEPLLVIKDSKEEISCLTNVCTHRGALLVSSPNKMKKIICPYHGRKFGLDGTFESMPEFSQTKNFPRDCDNLHKLPLKKWFGFLFTSINPSFDFSEVIDNLNERLYFLPSAEYVFAPEFSKDYIVNAHWSLYCDNFLEGFHIPFVHKDLNNVLDYGSYKSIIYNYCNLQIGYGKTHANCFHLPQGHPDYGKNVSAWYYWIFPNLMLNFYTWGLSINIVKPLSPHKTKVTFLTYILDKNLYEEGQELMIDKVEREDEFVVESVQKGINSRFYPSGRFSPTRETGVHQFHSLLAKYLAKNS, encoded by the coding sequence ATGAAAAATTTTAGTATCAACAATGATATTACTTTGGCAGAAACACTCCCTTCTTCTTTTTACCGGTCGGGAGAAGTTTTTGACAGGTTAAAAGAAGCGGTTTTTACCACCACATGGCAATTATTACAGCATCAAGATGTAGTAAAGCTTGCGGAAACAGTATACCCGATTAATCTATTAGAAGGGTTTCTTAACGAACCTCTTTTGGTCATAAAGGATAGTAAGGAGGAGATTTCCTGTCTTACCAATGTTTGTACCCATAGAGGTGCTTTATTAGTATCTTCGCCTAACAAAATGAAGAAAATAATCTGTCCTTACCATGGAAGAAAATTTGGTTTAGACGGAACATTTGAGAGCATGCCTGAGTTTTCGCAGACAAAGAACTTCCCACGTGACTGCGATAATTTACATAAGCTCCCTCTCAAAAAATGGTTCGGTTTTTTATTTACTTCCATAAATCCTTCTTTTGATTTTTCAGAAGTAATAGATAATTTAAACGAAAGATTATATTTTTTACCGAGTGCGGAGTATGTTTTTGCTCCTGAATTTAGTAAAGATTATATAGTAAATGCTCATTGGTCTCTCTATTGTGATAACTTTTTAGAAGGGTTTCATATACCATTCGTTCACAAAGACCTCAATAATGTATTGGATTATGGAAGTTATAAAAGTATTATTTATAATTATTGTAATCTTCAAATTGGTTATGGAAAAACCCATGCGAATTGTTTTCATCTTCCACAAGGTCATCCCGATTATGGCAAGAATGTATCTGCTTGGTATTATTGGATATTCCCTAATCTTATGTTGAACTTTTATACATGGGGACTTTCTATAAATATAGTAAAACCACTTTCTCCGCACAAAACAAAAGTTACTTTTCTGACTTATATTTTGGATAAAAACCTTTATGAAGAAGGACAAGAGCTTATGATTGATAAAGTAGAACGCGAGGACGAATTTGTAGTAGAATCGGTGCAAAAAGGCATCAACTCACGCTTTTATCCATCGGGGCGTTTCTCTCCTACACGAGAAACAGGAGTACATCAATTTCATTCTCTTTTAGCAAAATATTTAGCAAAAAACTCATAA
- a CDS encoding RidA family protein → MKKEVVITKKAPAPIGPYSQGIKINGFLFISGQICIDPETGKLRNSSIQEEIEQVMKNLGAILEEGRSSFDLVVKATIFLRDMNDFSTVNAIYGNYFKNDPPARETVEVSQLPKGSRVEISFIAVEK, encoded by the coding sequence ATGAAAAAAGAAGTAGTTATTACAAAAAAAGCACCTGCACCTATAGGACCTTATAGTCAGGGAATAAAAATAAATGGTTTTCTATTTATTTCGGGGCAGATATGTATAGATCCCGAGACGGGAAAATTACGAAATTCTTCTATACAAGAAGAAATAGAGCAGGTGATGAAGAATTTAGGAGCAATTTTAGAGGAAGGGAGAAGTTCTTTTGATTTAGTGGTAAAAGCAACGATATTTTTACGGGATATGAATGACTTTTCTACAGTGAATGCAATCTATGGAAATTACTTTAAGAATGATCCACCCGCAAGAGAAACGGTAGAGGTATCTCAGCTTCCAAAAGGCTCCAGAGTAGAAATTTCTTTTATAGCTGTAGAGAAATAG